Within Pseudomonas sp. LBUM920, the genomic segment CAGTACATCAAGAAACAGGCTCAGTTGATCGGTCAAGGTATTGGGGTTCATGAATAGGCGCTTATGCGAGTTCGGCACAGCCATTGTGCGTTGCTGTGCGTTTCCACGCCACAGGCGACTGCGTAGCATGCGTCGCCTGGGGCTTTTGGAGTGATGCGCGGTGTTGGATTTAGCGATGTACCTGGTATTGGGCGCAGCCCTGGGCACGGTCGGCGGGCTGTTCGGCATTGGTGGCGGGCTGATTGCCATCCCGGTGTTGGGCGTGTTGTTTGGGCTGGATCAACAGCTCGCCCAAGGCACTGCGCTGGTGATGGTGGTGCCGAACGTGATGCTGGCGCTTTGGCGTTATCACCAGCGTAACCGTATCGAATTGCGCCACGCGTTGCCGTTGGGCGTCATGGGTTTCTGCTTTGCCTGGCTGGGTTCGATCTGGGCGGTGGGTTTGGACGCCGGCGCGATGCGCATCGGTTTTATTGCATTCCTGCTGACGCTCTCCGCTTACAACCTGCTGCGCATGTTCACTCGCAATGCGCCGCCGACTGCGCAGATGCGTTATTCCTGGCCTTGGCTCGGCGTGCTCGGCGCCGCCTCGGGTTCCATGGGCGGTTTGTTTGGCGTGGGTGGCGCGGTGG encodes:
- a CDS encoding sulfite exporter TauE/SafE family protein; the protein is MLDLAMYLVLGAALGTVGGLFGIGGGLIAIPVLGVLFGLDQQLAQGTALVMVVPNVMLALWRYHQRNRIELRHALPLGVMGFCFAWLGSIWAVGLDAGAMRIGFIAFLLTLSAYNLLRMFTRNAPPTAQMRYSWPWLGVLGAASGSMGGLFGVGGAVVATPVLTSLFGTTQVVAQGLSLALALPSTSVTLVTYAWHQEVDWMIGVPLAVGGLLSISWGVKVAHALPERVLRGLFCGFLAVCAVMLTFKV